One Fusobacterium nucleatum genomic window carries:
- a CDS encoding hydrogenase maturation nickel metallochaperone HypA, protein MHDGCSGKFDDGMQVLAKLRMMGFSKQDMPFPMTFTCKECGKEITMTTFEYECPHCSMIYAVTPCHAFDVENILSAGKAKK, encoded by the coding sequence ATGCATGATGGTTGTTCTGGAAAATTTGATGATGGTATGCAAGTATTAGCAAAATTAAGAATGATGGGATTTAGTAAACAAGATATGCCTTTTCCAATGACATTTACTTGTAAAGAATGTGGAAAAGAAATAACTATGACTACTTTTGAATATGAATGTCCTCATTGTAGTATGATTTATGCTGTTACACCTTGCCATGCCTTTGATGTAGAAAATATTTTAAGTGCTGGAAAAGCAAAAAAATAA